A single region of the Paraburkholderia sp. SOS3 genome encodes:
- a CDS encoding alpha-ketoglutarate-dependent dioxygenase AlkB family protein, which translates to MHDLFDELPAPDVTWFPDWLAPATATSMLERIIDEVAWRQDTMGTPAGRVPLPRLTAWQGEPDAVYVYSGIRNVPDAWTAAVGELKAAAETACGARFNSVLLNRYRTGTDSMGWHADREPELGDEPVIASVSLGATRRFDLRHNRTGAVQSFGLNSGSLLVMRGRTQTEWRHRIPKEPRVHGERINLTFRYVMPRGASAGR; encoded by the coding sequence ATGCACGACCTGTTCGACGAACTGCCTGCGCCCGATGTGACGTGGTTTCCCGATTGGCTCGCGCCGGCGACGGCGACCTCGATGCTCGAGCGCATCATCGACGAAGTCGCGTGGCGGCAGGACACGATGGGGACACCCGCAGGCCGCGTGCCGCTGCCGCGCCTGACCGCGTGGCAGGGCGAGCCCGACGCCGTCTACGTTTATTCAGGTATCCGCAACGTGCCGGACGCGTGGACTGCAGCGGTCGGCGAACTGAAAGCCGCGGCCGAAACGGCTTGCGGCGCGCGCTTCAACAGCGTTTTGCTGAATCGTTACCGGACCGGCACAGACAGCATGGGCTGGCATGCGGATCGGGAACCCGAACTTGGCGACGAGCCGGTGATCGCATCGGTGAGCCTTGGCGCCACGCGCAGGTTCGACCTGCGACACAACCGGACTGGCGCGGTGCAGTCGTTCGGATTGAATAGCGGCAGTCTGCTCGTGATGCGCGGCCGCACGCAGACGGAGTGGCGTCATCGCATCCCGAAGGAGCCACGGGTTCATGGCGAGCG
- a CDS encoding metallophosphoesterase, translated as MRLSSFFVRLVSIGILFHLYVGFRIIPDLPIGSIGRALCVLWLVLSCLLIPAGMLARRFEQQSVGDRFAWVGLLAMGFFSSLLVLTFARDIVLASLLTVDALWPNTVSIAHWRQNSAAAVPILALISTAIGFVNARRRARVVTIEVPIDDLPRALEGFTIVQISDIHVGPTIKHNYVDAIVDAVNRLEPDLIAVTGDVVDGSVAQLSAHTQPLSKLTARHGAYLVTGNHEYYSGADAWIAEFERLGLRVLLNEHVVLNHDGAQAVIAGVTDYSAGHYDPAHNSDPAAALRGAPGDVLIRVLLAHQPRTAEAAADAGFTLQLSGHTHGGQFFPWNFFVRLQQPFTAGLARLNGLWVYTSRGTGYWGPPKRLGAPSEITRLKLVSAGL; from the coding sequence ATGCGCCTATCATCGTTTTTCGTTCGCCTTGTCTCCATCGGCATTCTGTTTCACCTCTACGTAGGTTTCCGGATCATTCCGGACCTGCCGATCGGTTCGATCGGGCGAGCGCTTTGTGTGCTTTGGCTCGTGCTGTCATGCCTACTGATTCCGGCCGGCATGCTGGCGCGGCGTTTCGAACAGCAGTCGGTCGGCGACCGCTTCGCGTGGGTCGGCCTGCTAGCGATGGGCTTTTTCTCGTCGCTGCTCGTGCTCACATTCGCACGCGACATCGTCCTCGCGTCGCTATTGACGGTAGACGCGCTGTGGCCCAACACGGTGTCGATTGCACACTGGCGGCAAAATAGCGCGGCCGCAGTGCCGATTCTTGCGCTGATCTCCACGGCTATCGGCTTTGTCAACGCGCGGCGTCGCGCGCGCGTCGTGACGATCGAAGTGCCGATCGACGATTTGCCGCGCGCGCTCGAGGGCTTCACCATCGTGCAGATCAGCGATATTCACGTCGGACCGACCATCAAGCACAACTACGTCGATGCGATCGTCGACGCGGTAAACCGGCTCGAACCAGACCTGATTGCCGTAACCGGCGATGTGGTCGACGGCTCCGTCGCACAGTTGTCGGCTCATACGCAGCCGTTGTCGAAACTCACCGCGCGCCATGGCGCGTACCTCGTCACGGGCAACCACGAATACTATTCGGGCGCCGATGCATGGATTGCGGAATTCGAACGGCTCGGGTTGCGCGTGCTGCTCAACGAGCACGTGGTGCTGAACCACGACGGTGCGCAAGCGGTGATCGCGGGTGTAACCGACTACTCGGCGGGGCACTACGACCCTGCGCATAACAGCGATCCGGCGGCCGCGCTTCGAGGCGCCCCCGGCGACGTGCTGATCAGGGTGCTGCTCGCGCATCAACCGCGCACGGCGGAGGCGGCGGCCGACGCGGGATTCACGCTGCAACTGTCGGGCCATACTCATGGCGGACAGTTCTTCCCGTGGAACTTCTTCGTCCGCTTGCAGCAGCCGTTTACGGCGGGACTTGCTCGGCTGAATGGCTTGTGGGTCTACACGAGCCGCGGAACCGGCTATTGGGGGCCGCCGAAACGACTGGGCGCCCCGTCCGAAATTACGCGACTCAAGCTGGTAAGCGCAGGCCTTTAA